In one window of Methanolobus mangrovi DNA:
- a CDS encoding 4-phosphopantoate--beta-alanine ligase — MTGITKDHPRYESLITREKIVEGVNMGITSKQGLVAQGRGEAFDYILGEKTIESAAIAERAAVAYILLAKNPIISVNGNTGALVPDQLVSLADITGARLEVNLFHRSDARVHKITEHLKAHGAGVVLGGKGDKRLDLSHDRAIVDEEGIFSADVVLVPLEDGDRCQKLVEMGKTVITIDLNPLSRTSLTSTVTIVDNVTRALNNMIQFTKDMKGGSKDSLQAVIDAYDNDRVISDALYSMQEHLKNKAEEKGITWI; from the coding sequence ATGACAGGAATTACGAAAGACCACCCCAGATATGAATCCCTCATCACAAGGGAAAAGATAGTAGAAGGAGTAAATATGGGCATTACCAGCAAGCAAGGACTGGTTGCCCAGGGTCGTGGCGAAGCCTTTGACTATATATTAGGGGAGAAGACAATCGAATCTGCAGCGATTGCCGAAAGAGCGGCAGTCGCCTACATACTTCTTGCAAAGAACCCCATTATATCCGTGAACGGAAATACGGGGGCACTTGTACCTGACCAGCTAGTGTCACTTGCTGACATCACAGGTGCAAGACTTGAAGTGAACCTTTTCCACAGAAGTGATGCAAGGGTGCATAAGATAACAGAACACCTGAAGGCACATGGTGCAGGTGTCGTTCTTGGTGGCAAGGGCGATAAGAGACTTGACCTTTCGCATGACAGGGCAATTGTTGATGAGGAGGGTATTTTCAGTGCAGATGTTGTGCTGGTGCCACTTGAAGACGGAGACCGTTGCCAGAAGCTTGTGGAAATGGGAAAGACCGTTATTACGATCGACCTCAACCCTCTTTCCAGAACATCACTTACATCCACTGTCACTATTGTTGACAATGTCACCAGGGCACTCAACAATATGATCCAGTTCACAAAGGATATGAAAGGCGGGAGTAAAGACTCGCTTCAGGCTGTTATTGATGCTTATGACAATGACAGGGTCATATCAGATGCCCTGTATTCCATGCAGGAACACCTGAAAAACAAAGCAGAAGAGAAAGGAATTACATGGATCTGA
- a CDS encoding HD domain-containing protein has protein sequence MDLIETTRQFVAEILADEPSTHDMSHIERVENTCMNIHKKEGGDLQVLRLAALLHDVGIVREHKEGGNHAQYSAEIATEFLRENGAEAELIDHVASCILTHRFSRGMQAQTIEAKILQDADRIDALGSVGIFRSLVSMGALRALKQTIGTVKETSMNAYAEDPFDGFYDYMERKPFKIMERLNTETAKEIADQRLAIMRIYLEQLKQETL, from the coding sequence ATGGATCTGATAGAGACCACGCGCCAGTTTGTTGCCGAAATCCTTGCAGATGAACCAAGCACCCATGATATGTCGCATATTGAGCGTGTTGAGAACACCTGTATGAATATACACAAAAAGGAAGGTGGCGACCTGCAGGTCCTTCGTCTTGCAGCCCTGCTCCATGATGTGGGTATTGTAAGAGAGCACAAAGAAGGCGGAAATCATGCGCAGTACAGTGCGGAGATTGCAACTGAATTCCTCAGGGAGAACGGAGCAGAGGCAGAACTTATCGATCATGTGGCATCATGCATCCTTACCCATCGTTTCAGCCGGGGAATGCAGGCACAGACCATCGAGGCTAAGATCCTTCAGGATGCCGACAGGATAGATGCACTGGGTTCCGTGGGAATTTTCCGCTCACTCGTTTCAATGGGTGCTTTAAGGGCACTGAAACAGACCATTGGAACTGTGAAGGAAACCTCCATGAATGCTTACGCAGAAGACCCGTTCGATGGTTTCTACGATTATATGGAGAGGAAACCTTTCAAGATTATGGAAAGGCTGAACACAGAGACTGCAAAGGAAATTGCAGACCAGAGACTGGCAATAATGCGAATATATCTTGAGCAACTAAAGCAAGAAACGTTATAG